From the genome of Campylobacter concisus, one region includes:
- a CDS encoding efflux RND transporter permease subunit yields the protein MFSKFFINRPIFATVISIIIVIAGLMGIKGLPIEEYPSLTPPEVSVSATYSGADAQTIADSVASAIEDQINGVENMLYMKSTSSSAGTMNISVYFKIGSSSKQATIDVNNRVQAALSRLPQEVQNMGVTVRERSGSILQVIGFTNPNMDLVELYNYVNLNIADEIKRVNGIGDTALIGNKEYSMRIWLKPDRLSQFKLTPSDVISQVKIQNSQYAAGKIGEQPSKGENPYVYSVVSEGRFKDPKQFGEILIKSEDGTVVKLKEVATVELGAASYASDAMLNGKPAVPLLLFLQNDANALATAEAVAQKLEELKKTYPVGLEHTIAYNPTEFITVSINEVIKTFIEAMLLVLIVMYFFLKSFRATIIPMLAVPVSIIGTFGGLYIMGFSINLITLFALVLAIGIVVDDAIIVIENVERILHEDKEISVKDATFKAMEEVQTPVISIVLVLCAVFVPVSFMEGFVGVIQKQFALTLVVSVCISGFIALTLTPALCAVMLKRQESKPFWIVQKFNDFFDFSTKLFTAGVAKILKHVFISFVVIGIMGFATYTLFQKVPKGLVPSEDKGALMVITSLPPSTNMLKTKEELTSISTAILSNPNVEFTMGFAGYDMLAGSLRENSAISFIKLKNWSERKGVNNGADTLAGQFNGMLWSSKNSMTFVVNLPPIMGLSMTGGFEMYLQNKSGKSYNEIEADARKVSAIANARPELTNVRTTLETNYRQFKITVDKEKAKLFGVSESEIFSTVAATFGSYYINDFNLAGKSYRVYARAEESFRNNPEDLRKIFVRSYDGGMVPLNSVATLTRTIGPDIVDRFNLFPSAKIMGDPKPGYTSGDAIRAIQEVVNDTLSSEDYAISWAGTAYQEVNSQGTGTVAFIFGMIFVFLILAAQYERWLIPLAVITAVPFAVFGSLLAVWIRGLTNDIYFEIGLLLLIGLAAKNAILIVEFAMQERDSGKSIFDSAINAARLRFRPIVMTSIAFTLGVFPMVISTGAGAASRHSLGTGVVGGMIASTTIAIFFVPMFYYLLENLNEKYWKKGVKKDEK from the coding sequence ATGTTTTCAAAATTTTTCATAAACCGCCCGATATTTGCAACCGTTATATCTATCATCATAGTTATAGCCGGTCTTATGGGTATCAAGGGGCTTCCGATCGAGGAGTATCCGAGTCTTACTCCGCCTGAAGTGTCAGTAAGCGCAACATATAGTGGTGCTGATGCGCAGACTATCGCCGACTCAGTCGCAAGTGCGATTGAAGATCAGATAAATGGTGTTGAAAATATGCTTTATATGAAAAGTACATCAAGCTCTGCTGGTACAATGAATATAAGCGTATATTTTAAGATAGGCTCATCATCAAAACAAGCTACGATAGACGTAAATAACCGCGTTCAAGCTGCTCTTTCAAGGCTCCCACAAGAGGTGCAAAATATGGGCGTAACAGTGCGCGAAAGAAGTGGCTCGATCCTTCAGGTTATTGGTTTTACAAATCCGAACATGGATCTAGTCGAGCTATATAACTACGTAAATTTAAACATCGCCGACGAGATCAAAAGAGTAAATGGTATCGGCGATACGGCGCTCATTGGTAACAAAGAGTACTCGATGAGAATTTGGCTAAAGCCAGATAGGTTGTCGCAGTTTAAACTAACTCCAAGCGACGTCATCTCTCAAGTAAAAATTCAAAACTCACAATACGCAGCTGGCAAGATCGGCGAGCAGCCATCAAAAGGCGAAAATCCTTATGTCTACTCAGTCGTTTCAGAGGGCCGTTTTAAAGATCCAAAACAATTTGGAGAAATTTTGATAAAAAGTGAAGATGGCACTGTCGTAAAGCTAAAAGAGGTTGCCACTGTCGAGCTTGGAGCTGCTAGCTATGCATCTGATGCGATGCTAAATGGTAAACCAGCAGTGCCACTTTTACTATTTTTGCAAAACGATGCAAACGCACTAGCAACTGCAGAGGCAGTTGCCCAAAAGCTTGAAGAGCTAAAGAAAACTTATCCAGTTGGACTAGAGCACACCATAGCCTACAACCCAACTGAATTTATTACCGTCTCTATCAATGAGGTTATAAAAACTTTTATTGAGGCGATGTTGCTCGTTCTTATCGTAATGTACTTTTTCTTAAAGAGCTTTAGAGCCACCATCATACCGATGCTAGCTGTGCCAGTCTCTATCATAGGCACATTTGGCGGACTTTATATCATGGGCTTTAGTATAAATTTGATAACGCTTTTTGCCCTGGTTCTTGCCATCGGTATCGTCGTGGATGACGCCATCATCGTTATAGAAAACGTCGAGAGAATTTTGCATGAAGATAAAGAGATAAGTGTAAAAGATGCGACGTTTAAGGCAATGGAGGAGGTGCAAACTCCGGTTATCTCTATCGTGCTCGTGCTTTGCGCTGTTTTCGTACCGGTCTCTTTCATGGAGGGCTTTGTAGGTGTTATACAAAAGCAGTTTGCACTCACACTTGTCGTTTCTGTTTGTATCTCAGGCTTCATCGCTCTTACTCTTACGCCAGCACTTTGTGCGGTTATGCTTAAAAGGCAAGAGAGTAAGCCATTTTGGATAGTTCAGAAATTTAATGACTTCTTTGACTTTAGCACTAAGCTCTTTACAGCAGGTGTGGCAAAAATTTTAAAACATGTATTTATTAGCTTTGTAGTCATTGGTATCATGGGATTTGCGACCTATACACTATTTCAAAAGGTGCCAAAAGGGCTTGTGCCTTCAGAAGACAAGGGTGCTTTGATGGTTATCACCTCACTTCCACCTTCAACAAATATGCTAAAGACAAAAGAAGAGCTAACCTCTATTAGCACTGCGATACTAAGCAACCCAAATGTTGAATTTACTATGGGCTTTGCAGGATATGACATGCTAGCTGGCTCACTTAGAGAAAATTCCGCCATTAGCTTTATCAAGCTAAAAAATTGGAGTGAGAGAAAAGGCGTTAACAATGGAGCTGATACATTAGCTGGCCAGTTTAATGGTATGCTTTGGAGCTCAAAAAACTCAATGACTTTCGTTGTAAATTTACCGCCTATTATGGGTCTATCAATGACTGGTGGCTTTGAGATGTATCTACAAAATAAAAGCGGTAAGAGTTACAACGAGATAGAAGCAGATGCTAGAAAAGTATCAGCAATAGCCAATGCAAGGCCTGAACTAACAAATGTCAGAACCACACTTGAGACAAATTATCGTCAGTTTAAGATAACAGTTGATAAAGAAAAAGCTAAATTATTTGGTGTAAGCGAGAGTGAAATTTTTAGCACAGTAGCAGCTACTTTTGGCTCTTACTACATAAATGACTTCAATCTTGCTGGTAAATCTTACCGAGTATATGCAAGAGCTGAGGAAAGTTTTAGAAATAATCCTGAGGATCTAAGAAAAATTTTCGTCCGCTCATATGATGGCGGCATGGTGCCACTAAATTCAGTAGCAACACTTACAAGAACGATCGGACCTGACATTGTTGATAGATTTAACCTATTTCCATCAGCTAAGATCATGGGTGATCCAAAACCTGGCTACACGTCAGGCGATGCGATCAGAGCGATTCAAGAGGTCGTAAATGACACGCTAAGCAGCGAGGACTACGCTATAAGCTGGGCGGGAACGGCGTATCAAGAGGTAAATTCTCAGGGAACTGGCACGGTTGCTTTTATCTTTGGTATGATTTTTGTCTTTTTAATCCTTGCAGCTCAGTATGAAAGATGGCTCATTCCACTTGCGGTTATCACAGCCGTGCCATTTGCGGTATTTGGCTCATTGCTCGCAGTCTGGATAAGAGGGCTAACAAACGATATCTACTTTGAGATCGGACTCTTGCTACTCATCGGTCTGGCGGCTAAAAACGCCATTTTGATCGTAGAATTTGCTATGCAAGAGCGTGATAGCGGTAAGAGTATATTTGACTCAGCGATAAATGCAGCTAGACTTCGCTTTAGACCAATTGTAATGACATCAATCGCATTTACACTTGGTGTATTTCCTATGGTTATAAGCACAGGTGCTGGTGCAGCTTCTCGCCATTCATTAGGAACTGGCGTGGTTGGTGGTATGATCGCATCAACAACGATAGCTATATTTTTTGTGCCAATGTTTTACTATTTGCTTGAAAATTTAAATGAGAAATACTGGAAAAAGGGAGTAAAAAAAGATGAAAAATAA
- a CDS encoding efflux transporter outer membrane subunit, producing MKNKAFILITAAFLAGCSFRPDMPNVDTNFTSTYTYETSDIRDLWWREFNDENLNSLVENALEKNTNLRIAYLNLEKAKASLGVAEADLLPSINLNIGYEKAKSSGETYTKQPQTRYRKSDINLGLNYEIDLWGRVRNNVAAAEESLNATKFDYDSARLSISSSVAKSYFALVSLNMQEAVLRETLKTYEDTLALRKTQLDLGSINEMTYLQSKAAVESAKTNLTSILSAKSKAITSLAILTGKSNNEILSGAVASSQNLPASPEISAGISSEILLRRSDVAKALADLKSTNALVGVARAEYFPSISLTGLFGFSSIDFENIFVGNANTWSIGGSLAQKIFDFGRTKNNVAVAKTNEQIAAVNYETAVKSALGEVRDALVSRQNAKISLEQVKNLLKSQQRIYSLAKEQYDAGYIGHLELLDAERNLLQAKLQDVSAKLDEVDSAVEVYRAFGGGFKLEK from the coding sequence ATGAAAAATAAGGCGTTTATACTTATAACGGCGGCGTTTTTAGCTGGTTGCTCATTTCGTCCAGATATGCCAAATGTAGATACAAATTTTACATCTACTTACACTTATGAGACAAGCGATATAAGGGATCTTTGGTGGAGAGAATTTAACGATGAAAATTTAAATTCTCTAGTAGAAAATGCACTTGAGAAAAATACAAATTTACGTATTGCTTATTTAAATTTAGAGAAAGCAAAAGCAAGCCTTGGCGTAGCTGAGGCGGATTTGCTTCCTAGTATAAATTTAAATATAGGCTACGAAAAAGCAAAAAGTAGCGGGGAAACGTATACTAAACAACCACAAACTCGTTATAGAAAATCAGATATAAATTTAGGATTAAACTATGAGATCGATCTTTGGGGTAGAGTAAGAAATAATGTAGCAGCGGCCGAAGAAAGCCTAAATGCAACCAAATTTGACTATGATAGCGCGAGGCTAAGTATCAGCTCAAGTGTTGCAAAAAGCTACTTTGCGTTAGTTTCATTAAATATGCAAGAAGCTGTGCTAAGAGAGACTTTAAAAACCTATGAAGACACGCTAGCGCTTCGCAAAACACAGCTTGATCTTGGAAGCATAAACGAGATGACCTATTTGCAAAGCAAGGCAGCAGTAGAAAGCGCTAAGACCAATCTTACTTCTATATTAAGTGCAAAGTCAAAAGCTATCACCTCACTAGCTATCTTGACTGGTAAAAGTAATAATGAAATTTTAAGTGGAGCTGTTGCTAGTTCGCAAAATTTACCAGCTTCTCCCGAGATAAGTGCTGGCATTAGCTCTGAAATTTTGCTAAGAAGAAGCGACGTGGCAAAGGCACTGGCTGATCTAAAATCTACAAATGCTCTTGTTGGTGTTGCAAGGGCTGAGTATTTTCCAAGCATTTCACTGACTGGACTTTTTGGCTTTTCAAGTATTGATTTTGAAAATATCTTTGTTGGAAATGCTAATACATGGAGTATAGGAGGCTCTTTAGCACAGAAAATTTTTGATTTTGGTAGGACAAAAAATAATGTAGCAGTGGCTAAAACAAATGAACAAATTGCCGCTGTTAATTATGAAACAGCGGTAAAATCGGCTCTTGGCGAAGTAAGAGATGCGCTTGTTTCAAGGCAAAATGCAAAAATTTCTTTGGAACAAGTGAAAAATTTGCTAAAATCCCAACAAAGAATTTACTCGCTTGCTAAAGAGCAATATGACGCTGGCTACATTGGACATTTAGAGCTTCTTGATGCGGAGAGAAATTTGCTTCAAGCAAAATTACAAGATGTCTCAGCTAAGCTTGATGAGGTCGATAGTGCAGTCGAAGTTTATAGAGCTTTTGGTGGCGGTTTTAAGTTAGAAAAATAA
- a CDS encoding tRNA 2-selenouridine synthase — protein MNFLTSLYKILRFLIIYFKNLFMKFTAFILLILTSIFLIACSANQANKKISNSELENLAKQYGGVYIFNQKFVDEIEKREKEREDLAKNLGDKIRSNPRKIKQGDKFITIYDVDMTLVNQKFPQTLSNGKKYYTRWIDYENQTGKEAKVPEFYINKIKEFIGDDFSKQRPELLMLYLYEDKDIAIPVTVRVSYTYVKTSYGLYGDEGRGFKLSKQNFVTRTSKDRFILTNNKFIKANKDK, from the coding sequence ATGAACTTCTTGACTTCATTGTATAAAATTCTTAGATTTTTGATTATTTATTTTAAAAATTTATTTATGAAATTTACCGCATTTATATTACTAATTCTAACAAGTATATTTTTAATAGCTTGCTCAGCTAATCAAGCAAACAAAAAGATAAGTAACTCTGAACTAGAAAACTTAGCTAAACAATATGGTGGAGTATATATATTTAATCAAAAATTTGTTGATGAGATAGAAAAAAGAGAAAAAGAAAGAGAAGATCTAGCCAAAAATTTAGGTGATAAAATAAGATCAAATCCTAGAAAGATAAAACAAGGTGATAAATTTATAACGATATATGATGTAGACATGACCTTGGTAAATCAAAAATTTCCTCAAACCCTCTCAAATGGTAAAAAATACTACACTCGCTGGATAGATTATGAAAACCAAACTGGTAAAGAGGCCAAAGTACCAGAATTTTATATAAATAAGATAAAAGAATTTATTGGAGATGATTTTAGCAAACAAAGACCAGAACTGCTAATGCTTTATCTATATGAAGACAAAGATATAGCTATACCTGTAACGGTAAGAGTATCTTATACATATGTAAAGACCAGTTATGGTTTATATGGTGACGAAGGAAGGGGCTTTAAATTAAGTAAACAAAATTTTGTAACAAGAACTAGTAAAGATAGATTCATTCTAACAAATAACAAATTTATAAAAGCAAACAAGGACAAGTAA